The segment ACTTATTGACGAAGGTGATGATGGGCGTGTTGCGCTGGCGGCAAACTTCAATCAGTCGGCGGGTTTGCGATTCCACACCGTTGGCTGCGTCAATCACCATCAGGGCCGAGTCCACGGCCGTCAGCACGCGGTAGGTATCTTCCGAGAAGTCCTTGTGGCCGGGGGTGTCGAGCAGGTTGATGACGTGGTCGCGGTAGCTCATTTGCATCACCGACGATGCGACCGAGATCCCGCGCTGCTTTTCAATTTCCATCCAGTCAGACGTGGCGTGGCGGCTGGCCTTGCGGCCCTTGACCGCTCCGGCGATCTGAATCGCGCCCGAGAAAAGCAGCAGCTTTTCGGTCAGCGTGGTCTTACCCGCATCCGGGTGGGAAATGATGGCGAACGTACGACGGCGCTGAGTTTCTGGGGCGTATGACACGGTATTGAGAGCTGTAAATACAGCCGGAGATACCGGCTGTGACCACAAAAAGGTGCAGCGATGGGTGAGCTGCACAAGGCCTGCGCCTATACGGGGCAGACCTGTGAATAAGGCTTGAGGGCGCTTATTTTAGCGGTAGGGGCAATTCATGGAGGCTGTCTGGTAATGAGAGCTTGCCGCTGCAAGTTGAAGCGCTGTATGAAGTAAATAGAGTAAAGGCTGGTGAGAAGGGGATTCCCTTATAATTGCCGTCCATCCGAGGAGCGTTGCAGCGTTCCCCAGTCGGCTTAGCGCCGGCCACAGCGGGGCGTGAGGCTCGGATTTCATCTCGCAACGACGCTCACCCACGCTTTCTGTGCGGTGAGATGGCATTCGCCCCTTCTTCCGCGGAACGTGGTTTTTCATTCAAATTTTGGAGAAAACCATGAACGCTGCTGTTCGCTTCAACCCTGCTGATTCGGCTATTACCGACATTACCCTTGCCGCCTGGGGCCGCAAGGAAATTCAAATCGCTGAAACTGAGATGCCCGGCCTGATGGCCATTCGCGAAGAATTCGCGGCCACTCAGCCCCTGAAGGGCGCGCGCATCACTGGCTCGCTGCACATGACCATTCAGACGGCCGTGCTGATCGAGACTCTGAAGGATCTGGGCGCTACCGTGCGCTGGGCTTCTTGCAACATCTTCTCGACCCAAGACCACGCTGCTGCGGCCATCGCCGCCACTGGCACGCCTGTGTTCGCTATCAAGGGCGAGTCGCTGAAGGATTACTGGGACTACACCCACAACATCTTCGAATTCGGCGCCAAGGGCACTGAAGGCGAAGGCCCCAACATGATTTTGGACGACGGCGGCGATGCCACCGTGCTGCTGCATCTGGGTCAAAAGGCTGAGAAAGACATCTCCGTGCTGGCCAACCCCGGTTCGGAAGAAGAAAAGATCATGTTCGCGGCCATCAAGGCCAAGCTGGCGATTGATTCCACCTGGTACACCCGCAAGTCGGCCGAAATCCGCGGCGTGACCGAAGAAACGACCACCGGTGTGCACCGCCTGAACGAAATGTCCGCCAACGGCTCGCTGCTGTTCCGTGCGATCAATGTGAATGACTCGGTCACTAAGAGCAAGTTCGACAACCTGTACGGCTGCCGCGAATCGCTGGTGGACGGCATCAAGCGCGCCACTGACGTGATGATCGCCGGCAAGGTGGCTGTGGTGGCTGGCTACGGTGACGTGGGCAAGGGCTGCGCCCAAGCCCTGTCCGCTCTGCGCGCCCAAGTGTGGGTGACTGAGATTGACCCCATCAACGCCCTGCAAGCCGCCATGGAAGGCTACAAGGTCGTAACCATGGAATATGCCGCCGACAAGTGCGACATCTTCGTGACCACCACCGGCAACAAGGACATCATTCGCCACGAGCACATGGTTGCCATGAAGGATGAAGCCATCGTCTGCAACATCGGTCACTTCGACAACGAAATCGACGTCGCTTCGATCGAGAAGTATGAGTGGGAAGAAATCAAGCCCCAGGTCGACCACATCAAGTTCCCTGATGGCAAGAAGATCATCCTGCTGGCCAAGGGTCGCTTGGTGAATTTGGGTTGCGCCACCGGCCACCCCTCGTTCGTGATGAGCGCATCGTTTGCCAACCAAACCATCGCCCAGATCGAGCTGTTTACCCGCCCTGAAGCCTACGAAGTGGGCAAGGTCTACGTGCTGCCCAAGGTGCTGGACGAAAAGGTGGCACGCCTGCACCTGAAGAAGGTGGGCGCACAACTGACTGAGCTGAGCGACGTACAAGCCGCTTATATTGGCGTGAAGAAGGAAGGCCCTTACAAGCCTGAAACTTACCGTTATTAAAAATAGCGACACCCCCTAAGCCGCTGCGCGGCTTCCCCCTCTCTGGCTTCGCCGGAGGGGGACGACACCTTCGGTGCGGGGCGGCCCTTCCTCGGTGTCTCCTTGTGGAGGCGTGCCGGTGTTGAAGAGTGGTTATTTAATTTGATAGCTGCTAGCGTGAGTTCTGTATGAGTTTCAGGTTTATAAGTGTCTGAATTTCAATAGATACAAGCGCAAGAAGCTATCTAAAACAGATTTTTGCCTCGCTGCACTACGGTGCAGTGCCCGGCTTGGTTAATTTCAAAGGAAGCGACGCTATGCGCGCAGATGTTTTTTTGGTGGAAGCAGGTCATGCTTCGACACGCTCACAGGCGCAACGCCTGATTGCTTCGGGCGTGGAGTGGCGCCTGACGCCGCTGGCTCCTTGGAAGAAGGTTTCCAAGAACGGTGACGATATTCCTGCAGGCGCTGAGCTGAACTTGCTCGATGCGGCTGAAGCCAAGTACATCTCGCGTGGCGGTCTCAAGCTCGAAGGTGCGCTGGCGGCTACTGGCATTGCTGTGAAAGATCTGCGTTGCCTGGACGTAGGCCAAAGCACCGGCGGTTTTACCGACTGCTTGCTGCAGGCCGGCGCTGCCCAAGTGGTGGGCGTGGATGTGGGTCACAGCCAGTTGCATGAGCGTCTGCGCAATGACGAGCGCGTGATCTGCGTGGAAAGCTTTAACGCTCGCACGCTGACGCCTGAGTCGCTGGAAGAAGCTTGCGATGAAGCGCTGAGCGAAGTGCTCGAAGTCGAAGAAGACAACGATACCCAGCCACAAGCTCCTTACGCCTGGATGCGCAACGGTGGTCAGGTCGATGAGGACTATGACGACACTGATGACGCTAAAGAGCAAGACATTGAGTCCTTCAAGGCTGAGCGTGCGGCCAAGGCTCGTGCCAAGTTTGAAGGCAATGCGCCTGTAGAGAGCCGCCGCAAGGCGGGCACCGAGAACATTGACATCACGCCCGCGTTTGACTTTGTCACCGGCGATGTGTCCTTTATCTCGCTGACGTTGGTGCTGCCGTCCGTTGTGCAAGTGCTCAAGCCACATGGTCAGCTGCTGATGCTGGTCAAGCCCCAGTTTGAGCTTCAACCCGGCCAGATTGGCAAGGGCGGCATTGTGCGCGACAAGGCTTTGTACTTGGAAGTTGAGCAGCGTATCCGTGAATGCCTCACCGGTTTAGGTCTGACGGTCAAGCGTTGGATGGACTCGCCTATCGAAGGCGGCGACGGTAACCACGAGTTCTTCGTCTGGGCCGAGCAAGGCGCTGAGATTAAGGCTCCTGCTCCTCAGCTCGCCGTTGATGAAGAAGCCAGCGCCAAGCCAGCCGTTAAAACGACAGCCAAGCGCCCATCGCGTGCCGACATTAAGGCGCATCGTGCCAAGCAAGAGCTGTATGAAGACCCTGAGACGGCCAGCTTTGGTCAGCCCGGCCCTGGCCGCGGCAAGCAAAAAAAGCGCAACGAGCGCTAAGACCTGCGCTTTGAAGAGCGGCTAACACAACCGAGCAAATCGAAGGTTTGCTTTTGAGACGAGGCGCGAAGCCGTAGGCAGTACAAAAGTACGACAAGCCAAAGCAAGGACGTCTCAAGGGTGGTGTTAGTGGCTCTTAGCAAAATGCCATGGGCGTTGAGTGTTCAGCGCTCGTTCCTGATTCAAGATTCAAAGACCCAGACTGCTATGAGCTTTCCCGTCAGCTTCGAGTTTTTTCCCACCAAAACGCCTGAGGGCGCGGCCAAGCATGTGGGTGTGCGTCAGGCGCTGTATGCGCGCAAGCCTCAGTTTTGCTCCGTCACCTATGGTGCGGGCGGCTCTACGCAGGCCGGCACCTTCACTATGGTGAAAGACATCCAGAGCGAAGGCGTCAACGCGGCTTCGCACTTCTCATGCATTGGTGCAACGCAAGACTCCGTGCGCGCCGAACTCACTGAACTCAAAGCCATGGGCGTTAAGCGCATCGTGGCCTTGCGGGGTGACTTGCCCAGCGGTTATGGACTGGGCGGCGAGTTCCATTACGCCAGCGATCTCGTTGCATTTGTGCGACAAGAATTTGGTGACTGGTTTTACATCGAAATCGCCGCTTATCCCGAAACTCACCCTCAAGCAAAGTCCCCACGTAGTGATCTGGACGCATTTGTTGCTAAAGTTCGTGCCGGTGCAGATTCTGCCATCACGCAATACTTCTACAATGCCGACGCATACATGCGCTTTGTAGATGAGGTGAAGGCCTTGGGGCTCGACATTCCTGTCGTGCCAGGAATCATGCCCATCACCAGCTCTACACAGCTGATGCGCTTCTCGGATGCATGCGGCACCGAGATCCCGCGCTGGATTCGCCTGCGTCTGCAGGCTTACGGAGATGACACCGCTTCCATTCGTGCGTTCGGATTGGATGTGGTGACGCATCTTTGCGAACAGTTGCGCAGCCAGGGAGCTCCCGGGTTGCACTTCTATACGATGAACCAGAGCGTCGCCACTCTGGAGATCTGCGATCGTCTGGGCCTGTAAGCCATAAGCTTGCTGGCCGCTGGGCGGCCAGTCTTGGGCGACTCTCTCTTGAGCTATCAAGGAGATTGCGCCCGTGCAACCCAAATTTTCGCGCTTGCGCTGTTATCGATGGATTAGTCTTGCCTTGGTCACTGTGACCATGGCTGGCTGTGCCCCTCTGCCTGAAAATATGGCACAGCAAGAGCCGGTCCTTCAAAGCCGACCTTCAAAGCCAGTGGCGCAAGCCAGCGCCTCTGACCCTTTGCGTCCCGATGCTTACTCGCGCAGCAACTTTCGCGATAGAGGGCTGGGCGTGAAGGCGAATAAGCCTTTAGACGCTGAGACAGCAGATTTTCCGGAAGACAGCACTAAGTATGAACTGAGCCCCTCGCGTGAAAGCGATCAGTCGGGCAAGGCTTCTTGGTATGGCGGTCAGTTCCATGGCCGCAAGACTGCCAGTGGCGAGCGCTTTGACAGCATGGACATGACGGCTGCGCATAAGACCCTGCCTTTTGGCACGCGCGTCTGTGTACGCAGTGCGGTGACCGGTAAAAGCGTGGTGGTGCGCATCAATGACCGCGGCCCGTTTACTCCTGGGCGCATTATTGACTTGAGCAAGGGTGCCGCCCAAGAGCTGGGCATGCTGGGTTTGGGGGTCAAGCCTGTGGAGCTGTGGCAGCTCGAGGTGGATGAAGAGGAATGTCCTATGACTCGTATCTCATCTGCAGAAAAGAAGCGGATGGGAGATAAAAAGCGCGCTGCCAGTGCCTCTTCCAAATCGACCAAGGTGCGCGCAGCATCGGCCAGTAAGCCTGTACGTAAAGTTTCTGAGACCGCTAAGCAAAAGCGCTGAGTGAAGCACTGCGCTGGGTGAGTAGCGTAGCCGCCAAGCTCCGTCTCGAAGAATGACGCCGGCAAACGGAAGAGCGCAGCGTCGTTATACGTATTTCAAACTCAATGGAAACAGTTAACCGCTGGCGAGAATTTAGGCGCAGTCTGGTGACTGCGCCTTGAGGCCCGTGAGCCAATTACTTTCCGCCGGATTCGAGTGTGAATGCCGCATTTTCGTCTTGGCCCAGCAGTTTGACGAGCTGAGGCATGGCGGGTTTGAGATTCTCTTTCAGGTTGAAGGGCGGGTTAACGATGAACATGCCGCTGGCAGGCAGACCGCCGCGCTCGGATGTCTTGTTGCTCTTCACGGTGAGCGTGGCGTGCAGCCAGCTCTTGCCAGCCTTAGTGGCCATGGTCTTGATGCGCTTGGGCAAGTCATGCGCATCAGGGCGGGGAATGATGGGATACCAAACGGCATAAGTGCCGGTGGGAAAGCGCTTGAGGCCGTCTTCGACCATATCCAGCACGCGGCCGTAATCGGTCTTGATCTCATAGCTAGGATCGCACAGCAGCAAACCGCGGCGTGATGGTGGAGGCAGGAATTTCTTCACGCCCTCAAAGCCATCTTCCATCAGAACATTGACCTGACGAGGCACTTCCAGCTGAGCGATATTGCCCAGCAGCGAGTGCATGTCCGTGGGGTGCAACTCAAAAGCCTTCAGGCGGTCATGAGCGCGCAGCAGAGCTTGAGTGATGAAGGGCGAGCCGGGGTAATTGCGAACAGTATTGCCTTGATTGAAGCTGCGCACCATTTGCATGTAGTTTTGCAAAATGGGTGCCAGATCGGACTCTTTAGCGGCGAGCATACGCAGGATGCCGTCTCCGGCTTCGCCGCTCTTGTTGGCGTAGTCGCCGTCGAGGCGGTACAGGCCTGCGCCTGCGTGGGTGTCGAGCACCGTCAGCGCAGCCTCTTTTTGCGTGAGGTATTGCACAGTGGCAATCAGAATGGTGTGCTTGAGCACATCAGCGTGATTGCCGGCATGAAAGGCGTGGCGATAACTGAACATAGAAAGGAATGGTAACCAGCAGGGTAAAAAAGAGGAACAGCACTTTTTACCCTGTGGTTTCTAAAGGCTGCTGATGCCAGTGCGCAGAGTGAGAAAAAGGCCAAATGGGCTCTTTCACAACAGGCTGCTGCACGAAAAAACGCAGGTTCTGTCGTTTTTGTATAATGGCGGGCTTCGCAGCGATTTTATGGTCCCCGCGGCGAAGGCTCAAACTTCGGTCTGAGTAACCCCGCCTAAGAGGCTTCCTTTAAAAGATTCGTCTTTTTCGAGAAGAAGCACCGACCGCGGAAAAGGGGCCGCCAAACCCTCTAGAAAGAGAAAACTCATGTCTACATTCAGCGCAAAGCCCGCTGAGGTCGTGCACGAGTGGTTTGTGATTGACGCCACCGATAAGGTGCTCGGACGTGTCGCCAGCGAAGTGGCACTCCGTCTGCGCGGCAAGCACAAAGCCATTTACACACCTCACGTTGATACCGGTGACTACATCGTCATCATCAATGCATCCAAGATCAAGGTCACTGGCACCAAGAACTTGGACAAGGTGTACTACCGTCACTCCGGTTATCCAGGCGGCATCACTGCCACCAACTTCCGCGACCTGCAAGCCAAGTTTCCTGGCCGTGCAATCGAGAAGGCCGTTAAGGGCATGCTGCCTAAGGGTCCTCTGGGTTACGCCATGATCAAGAAGCTGAAGGTTTACGGTGGTGCTGAGCATCCTCACACCGCTCAACAGCCTAAAGTGCTGGAAGTCTAAGGAGTCGAGATGATTGGTGATTGGAATAACGGCACTGGCCGTCGTAAATCTAGCGTCGCTCGCGTGTTCCTGAAGAAGGGCTCCGGCAAGATTACTGTGAATGGCAAAGACATTCAAGAGTACTTCGGCCGCGGCACCTCCATCATGATCGCAAAGCAACCCCTGGCTCTCACAGAGAACCTGGAGTCTTTCGACATTCAAGTGAACGTCCATGGTGGCGGCGAATCCGGTCAAGCCGGTGCAGTTCGTCACGGCGTGACTCGCGCTTTGATCGACTATGACGCAGCTTTGAAGCCTGTCCTGAGCCAAGCCGGCTTCGTGACTCGTGACGCTCGTGAAGTCGAACGTAAGAAGGTTGGTCTGCGTGGTGCTCGTCGCGCCAAGCAGTTCTCGAAGCGTTAATTCGTTTCCCAGCCAGAAAGACTCTTCGGAGTCTTTCCGCGAAAAACCGCTCCGAACGCAAGTTCAGGGCGGTTTTTTTATGCCCGCTCCA is part of the Comamonas sp. Y33R10-2 genome and harbors:
- the ahcY gene encoding adenosylhomocysteinase, which produces MNAAVRFNPADSAITDITLAAWGRKEIQIAETEMPGLMAIREEFAATQPLKGARITGSLHMTIQTAVLIETLKDLGATVRWASCNIFSTQDHAAAAIAATGTPVFAIKGESLKDYWDYTHNIFEFGAKGTEGEGPNMILDDGGDATVLLHLGQKAEKDISVLANPGSEEEKIMFAAIKAKLAIDSTWYTRKSAEIRGVTEETTTGVHRLNEMSANGSLLFRAINVNDSVTKSKFDNLYGCRESLVDGIKRATDVMIAGKVAVVAGYGDVGKGCAQALSALRAQVWVTEIDPINALQAAMEGYKVVTMEYAADKCDIFVTTTGNKDIIRHEHMVAMKDEAIVCNIGHFDNEIDVASIEKYEWEEIKPQVDHIKFPDGKKIILLAKGRLVNLGCATGHPSFVMSASFANQTIAQIELFTRPEAYEVGKVYVLPKVLDEKVARLHLKKVGAQLTELSDVQAAYIGVKKEGPYKPETYRY
- a CDS encoding TlyA family RNA methyltransferase, coding for MRADVFLVEAGHASTRSQAQRLIASGVEWRLTPLAPWKKVSKNGDDIPAGAELNLLDAAEAKYISRGGLKLEGALAATGIAVKDLRCLDVGQSTGGFTDCLLQAGAAQVVGVDVGHSQLHERLRNDERVICVESFNARTLTPESLEEACDEALSEVLEVEEDNDTQPQAPYAWMRNGGQVDEDYDDTDDAKEQDIESFKAERAAKARAKFEGNAPVESRRKAGTENIDITPAFDFVTGDVSFISLTLVLPSVVQVLKPHGQLLMLVKPQFELQPGQIGKGGIVRDKALYLEVEQRIRECLTGLGLTVKRWMDSPIEGGDGNHEFFVWAEQGAEIKAPAPQLAVDEEASAKPAVKTTAKRPSRADIKAHRAKQELYEDPETASFGQPGPGRGKQKKRNER
- the metF gene encoding methylenetetrahydrofolate reductase [NAD(P)H], translating into MSFPVSFEFFPTKTPEGAAKHVGVRQALYARKPQFCSVTYGAGGSTQAGTFTMVKDIQSEGVNAASHFSCIGATQDSVRAELTELKAMGVKRIVALRGDLPSGYGLGGEFHYASDLVAFVRQEFGDWFYIEIAAYPETHPQAKSPRSDLDAFVAKVRAGADSAITQYFYNADAYMRFVDEVKALGLDIPVVPGIMPITSSTQLMRFSDACGTEIPRWIRLRLQAYGDDTASIRAFGLDVVTHLCEQLRSQGAPGLHFYTMNQSVATLEICDRLGL
- a CDS encoding septal ring lytic transglycosylase RlpA family protein — protein: MAGCAPLPENMAQQEPVLQSRPSKPVAQASASDPLRPDAYSRSNFRDRGLGVKANKPLDAETADFPEDSTKYELSPSRESDQSGKASWYGGQFHGRKTASGERFDSMDMTAAHKTLPFGTRVCVRSAVTGKSVVVRINDRGPFTPGRIIDLSKGAAQELGMLGLGVKPVELWQLEVDEEECPMTRISSAEKKRMGDKKRAASASSKSTKVRAASASKPVRKVSETAKQKR
- a CDS encoding 23S rRNA (adenine(2030)-N(6))-methyltransferase RlmJ → MFSYRHAFHAGNHADVLKHTILIATVQYLTQKEAALTVLDTHAGAGLYRLDGDYANKSGEAGDGILRMLAAKESDLAPILQNYMQMVRSFNQGNTVRNYPGSPFITQALLRAHDRLKAFELHPTDMHSLLGNIAQLEVPRQVNVLMEDGFEGVKKFLPPPSRRGLLLCDPSYEIKTDYGRVLDMVEDGLKRFPTGTYAVWYPIIPRPDAHDLPKRIKTMATKAGKSWLHATLTVKSNKTSERGGLPASGMFIVNPPFNLKENLKPAMPQLVKLLGQDENAAFTLESGGK
- the rplM gene encoding 50S ribosomal protein L13, with the translated sequence MSTFSAKPAEVVHEWFVIDATDKVLGRVASEVALRLRGKHKAIYTPHVDTGDYIVIINASKIKVTGTKNLDKVYYRHSGYPGGITATNFRDLQAKFPGRAIEKAVKGMLPKGPLGYAMIKKLKVYGGAEHPHTAQQPKVLEV
- the rpsI gene encoding 30S ribosomal protein S9, with the protein product MIGDWNNGTGRRKSSVARVFLKKGSGKITVNGKDIQEYFGRGTSIMIAKQPLALTENLESFDIQVNVHGGGESGQAGAVRHGVTRALIDYDAALKPVLSQAGFVTRDAREVERKKVGLRGARRAKQFSKR